The nucleotide window aaattatttatttgtgaaattggttTAACTACTTCTAATCTAATAATTGTTACAAGCTGGCTAGAGGTTAATATTATTTCGACAAACAGAAATAATAATCTAAATTATCTTTTCCAAAGGCAACAATCAGATGACAAAAAATGGTTAACAAATATTCCATAACAGACTCTGCATACTATTGACTTCGTGACTGAAACAACTAGAAATTATACTAATCAAAAACTTCTTTAGTAATAAGAAATAGAATGATTTAGACTctgatcttctttttttttttttcaatgttagtAGGTTGTTGTTTGGAATATGGAAACACTACAGACTGAAAGCACACCCGAGGATCACAGCCTGATAATTACTGATGTTCGATTTAGACCAAATTCAACTCAGTTGGCAACTTCTTCATTTGACACAACTGTGCGACTTTGGGATGCTGCTGAAGTAAATTCTATGCTTCCATTACTTTCTAATGTTGTTAATTTTACCATGAATAATTTTTTGTTGCTCCACATGgttcttcatttcttttcaCAATTGAAAACCGGGATTGTGACTGAAATATATTGTTCACCTTGGCTGaatattattttctttgatttctgaAGTGTTTGAGTTCATTATTGCAGCCAAACTTTTGTTTACAGACATATAAAGGACATACCTCGCATGTAAGGTCACTTGATTTCCACCCTAAGAAGACTGACCTTTTCTGCTCATGTGACACGAACAATGAGATTCGCTTTTGGAATATTAATCAGTATTCGTGCATTCGTGTTTCTAAGGTCAAATTCTGGGCTCTACTTTTCTTTGAAAGTTGCAAGTAATTCTGGTTTCTTTTTGTTACTAAATCTCAGTAATTTAATGATGCAGGGAGGTTCTTCACAGGTGAGGTTCCAGCCAAGAATTGGACAATTTATGGCTGCAGCATCTGGGAATGTTGTGTCAATATTCGATGCTGAGAGTGATAGGCAGACACATTCACTGCAGGTATGATTAGCTGCTCTTTATTTCACTAAATTCTTAGCGGTTTCATTGATCTGTTTACATGCAAAAAGTGTGTTATACTGTCATAAGTTactaatcagacaacacaatatTTTGAACTTTACAGGGCCACTCCACGGAGGTGCACTCTCTTTGTTGGGATACAAATGGAGATTATTTGGCTTCAGTCAGTCAAGAGTCTGTTAGAGTGTGGTCATTATCCTCTGGGAAGTGCATTCACGATCTCAGTTCTAGTGGAAACATGTTCCATTCTTGTGTTTTCCATCCAAGCTACTCCACTCTCTTGGTCATCGGAGGCTACCAGGTGAGTTCTGCTTTGTTTTGGTGATGTGAATGAAATTTGATTTGCTCACTAATTTTGTCTAGGTTTGAGATATCTTACATTCTTAGGATATCATCTGGCCACTGTTTAATTGCGTCAAGAGATCATACAGAAATTAAACAAATCGAATGTGATTTATTTATCCAAATTATGTAAAATAAAGTGGAAACTACCTATGCTGTTCCGTATACATTTGTGGGGGGATCATCTCTCTCAATCATCCAGACCAACTTGTTGATGCTGTTTTTTCTTTATGCTTGCAGTCAATGGAGCTCTGGAACATGGCTGAGAACAAGTGTATGACGGTTGCTGCTCATGACTGTGTAATATCAGCTTTGGCACAGTCACCAGTTACAAGGATGGTCGCTTCAGCCAGTCATGATAAATCCGTCAAAATCTGGAAATAAAGAGAAATATTTTGTGCAGTGTAGATCCCGTGTTAGATGTCTGCGATCATTTCAACTGCAGAGAAAGTCGGAATAAACTTCAAAACATAGAAGctcattattattattctttttccATTTAATACTTGTTCGTCGGTATTCATGTAATAAGTTTATGGTTAAAATTAACTGTGTTCAAAAGCGATTTATACATGTAATTTCCATACTTTTTACATGACATCTCCATTTGAGAAGCGTGATTAGGAAGAGAGTTGTAATGCTGCTTTAGGTGAACTGGATAGAGGTTCCTACATAACAACGCGACGAATCCGAAAACTTTTGTTCAGGGTGATCAAGACTAAAATTGAACTGCATGTCCTTCAATACAAATAACAATTTGGTACCTCCTCTTCCACTTTACCTGCCATCTTTTGCTTAAATATAAGAAGAAAGTCCCAAGTCATCATCTCcgaataaagaaaaagaaagaggaaaaaagggTCGTCCGTCAGAAGATGCCATATGATTCGGAGTATAGTAACtacatttttaaaataaattttcttttttttttaatcaacacCAGATAATTTCCTTGTTCCATCAAAGCATCAAAGTAATGATTATCCAAGTCTTCTTAGTCATCGCctctgagaaaagaaaaagaaaaaacagagtTCCAAATGCAAGTCAAAACGTAGAAGTGAAAGAAGAAGCTGCCTGGCAACTTGGCAAGTGCGCCTCGCCTCATTCACATTGCAGCAGGCACTCAGAAACTACCTACTTGAAAGTTGAGATCTCAGATGTACAATACAAAAGCACTCTAGGAAGGCAACATTCTACAGACAGATGTGTAAAATATGGCTTCTCTGACGAATGCCAGTTCTTCAACTGACCAAAAGCATTACAGATACGAGGTCTTCCTGAGTTTTCGAGGCGAGGATACACGCTTTAATTTTACGGACCATTTGTATACCGCTTTGTGTCAGAGGGGAATCAAGACCTTCAGAGATGATGGGCTCATAAGAGGAGAAAAAATATCAGCGGCACTTGTCAAAGCAATTGAGGAGTCCAGAGTTTCAATCATCGTCTTCTCTCGAACTTATGCTGCCTCAAGGTGGTGCTTAGATGAACTGGTCAAGATACTTGAATGCAGAAAATCAAAAAGACAAGAGGTCATACCGGTTTTCTATGAAGTGGATCCCTCAGTCATAGGTCCGAAGCTGAATTTATCAAGGAGATTGTTGGGGACTTGTCCGCCCGAATAGTAAACCCTTCATGTGTGTTGCAAGTAGCTGCAAACCCAATTGGAATAGAATCTTGTAGACAAGATGTCAACAGACTTTTAGATGTTGAGGAAAATAACATGCTAGGCATATGGGGGCCTGGTGGAATAGGAAAGACCACAATTGCCAAAGATGTGTTTAATTCAATTCGCCCTAGGTTTGAAGGTAGCTGTTTCTTGGCAGATGTCAGATCAAAATCAAGTTCAAATTCAAGTTCAATCGACCACCAATGCCTAGCCCAAGTGCCCAACTGCAACAGACACTTTTGTCTGATATTCTAAGGGACCCAACTTTGAAGGTGAGTAGTGTTGATCAAGGAGTCAGTTTTATAAAGACAAGGCTGCGACATCTAAGAGTTCTCTtaatccttgatgatgtgagtGATTCGAATCAATTAGAAAACTTAGCTCCATTCTCTGATTGTTTTGGGCCGAGCAGTAGAATTATCATAACAACAAGAGACAAACATCTGTTAACAGCTCATCAAGTTCAGTCGATATACGAGGTCAAGATGTTAAAGGATGCTGAAGCTTTGGAGTTGTTTAGTTGGAATGCATTCAAGTGCAATGGACCTCCAGAGGATTTCATGAAACTTGCAAAGCGGGCATGCAGTACGCTATGCCCAAGGCCTCCCATTAGCTTTGATAGTTGTGGGCCGTCATCTATGTGGTATAAGGAAAGAGCAGTGGGACGATGCATTGGATAGTTACAAAAGAGTTCCTCACAAGAATATTCAAGACATTCTCAAAATCAGTTTTGATGCTTTGGAAGAAGagtatgtaaaaaaaaaattttcttgACCTCGCTTGCTTCTTTAAAGGTGAGTATGTAGAGCACGTGCTACCAATACTAGTAGCTTGCGACCGCAATCCAGTGATTGGTATTGAACTACTCGAAGAAAAGGCCCTAATAACAATGGTCGGACGTGTGATCTGGATGCATGACTTGATAGAAGAAATGGGTAAAGAAATAGTGCGTCAAAAGGGTGAGCTCGGTGAAAGCAGTAGATTGTGGAACTATGACGATATCGACCATGTTTTAACAGATAATACAGTAAGTATCTTATCCAATAAGTAATATTTCTTATTGAAATCTTGATCGAAGCTAGGAAATTTTGAAAGACAGTACGCTTATGTACTAGCTTGTGCTTTCCTAATTGCTACATATGTTAATAActgctttctttcattttgcagggaacaaagaaaatagaaggcATCCAAGTAGAGGGGCAGGAAAGAAAAAGGATATGTTTGAATGCTAAAAGCTTTTCTAAGATGAAAAATCTCAAATACTTGGTTAGCAACTATCCTGTAgagtattctggagacattgaCTATCTATCCAACGAGTTGAGGTGGCTTGATTGGTCTAGATTTTCAATGCAGTCATTTCCTTCAAATTTTCATCCAAGAAAACTTGTTGCGCTCAAAATTCCTGATAGCCCTCGCATCATACGGTTATGGGAGGGACTTAAGGTACTTTAATCTAATAatctatttttgttttaaggaaattgtttgtgtgtgtgtttttttttaaataattatatatatatatatatatgtatatataaataatatGTTGTAAATTACTAGTGCTTTAGGTTGGttgatcttttcttttttccttgccGTACAGAATTTTCCAATTCTAACATCTATGAGTTTAGAAGGTTGTAAATCCCTAAGAGAACTCCCAAACTTCACCAGAATCCCCAACTTAGAAGAGCTGAATTTAGTTGGTTGTGAAAGTTTAGTTGAGGTTCATCAGTCTGTTGGATCCCTAGATAAGCTTGTGACCTTAGATCTTGGAGGCTGCTCTAACCTTGTTAAGTTGCCAACCGAAATTAGCTTGAAATCTCTCCGTGTTTTGTATCTTAGTGGTTGCACTAGCTTGAAATATCTACCATTCAGCATTTATGGGTTGCAAAATCTAGAGACTCTAAATGTGAGTGGATGCACAAAGCTTGTTACATTACCAACAAAAGCAAGCATTTCACATGATCATGACAGTGGTTCACTAGTGCTTCCCAAGCTCCGTGTACTCAGAATCAATGGATGTAATTTATCAACTGCTGATTTCATTGTGAGTCTTGATTGCTTGGAAACATTAACTGAACTTGATCTCTCAAGTAACAATTTTGTTAGTGTTCCTGCACTTTGCAAATTTGTCAACTTGCCAAGGATTGACTTGTATTGTTGcaagagacttctagaaattccAGAGCTTCCACCAAATATACTCGAGGTAAATGCAAGGGATTGCAAATCACTGGAGGGATTTTTTATATTGCCCAAGTCTTTGAATATGCTAGAGATGCTCTTGTGGAATTGCCATAGATTTAGTTACAGTCTGTGCTATGACATGATGGAAAATATTTTGCTGAATAATCAGGTTTGtttattctctctctcgttttggtttatgtaattTCAGTACTTCATGATGCATACACCTTATTAATATGGGGTGCGACCCGCCTATTGCTGAGAGAATACGTGCAGTATTGACAATAGTTGACATTTTTATTGCAGAACAACTCCCCGTTTAAGCTTGGATTACTCGGTTGTGAGGTTCCGAAGTGGTTCCATTTTTCGAAGGAGGTTGCTGCTTATGAATACGGCCTGTCGAGTGCCTGTGCAATTTCTTTTGAAATCCCTAGCAAATTGAATTGGGAGAACATAGGAGTGGCTTTTTGTTCTGTTGGGATAATTTCCACTTTTTTTATGGACCATCGAGCTGATATTTCTATCAAGGGGTTTTTCATAGATGAGAGATTCTATTGGCGCTGTCCCCGCAGTCCAACGCCAATTGGCCATATGTGGCTAACTTATATTCCATTAGCCAACCTATCACAAACGATGGATATCTAGATTCTCCTATGCAAACAACTTCGCAGGTAAGATGTCATGAGTATTCTCCTTCTGTCAGATTAATCTCAATATCTGTAGAATATTCATGCCCTCTTCTCTTGCCTTCAATGCAGTTCATGACTTATGCAACTACTGATATTTTGGGCCTCTTTCATATACGAATCTAATCTGGCTAAATCCTATGTAAGGCATATATATCTAGATGGAATGAACTAATAATCTTTTGTTTGTACTTTGTAGTGTCAACAAAAGATGAATGCTGTCATCCAACACAAGCAGTCAATAGTTGAGCGTGAGTAAACTTTCTACAAAATTTGGTTCCATAGTAAATACTGTATGCCAGAGAGAGATGTATGGAAATTCCTTTTCTTGTTGAGAGGACTGGAACAATATTGAGATTAGGTGAAGGCGGGGTAACCTAGAAAATGGGTGTATATTGACTTGAGCTGTGATACAAAGCAGGTTGAAATGCTAGTTGTCACTTGTCATAATGTTGATTAATGATTTAATATCTGGGCTTTACAAAGGTTAGCCAAACCTAGTTTGGAGTAGAAGCTTGATAGAAATAGGAAAGAGAAGACGGGGGTTCAAGACTTGCTCGCTTATAATTTCCTTTGCAATCAATGTAGGGCTGATCCATCAAAATGAGCCTTAGAAAGATACAATCTGCTAGGAAATTTTCTCAGACTTGTTCTCTTTTGAGAAGATAGAAGTGCACTATTTGTGTTAATGTAATAGTGTACCCTAATATGTAATGGGCTTGAATTTGACTACTAAGCTGGAACCAAACACTAACACTGATAAGGAACCTGATGACAATTAACCCATTAAAAATCCTTTGAACATAGTCCTGATGTTTCTCTCAACTCTTGTTGTGTTTCAACCAGATAAACATGCCACAGTGGCAGCACTCTTCTTCTCAACAACAGGATCCTTTGCAGCCTCAGAAAGTACAGCAGGTTATACTTCCTTGTGCTGAATAATAATTCTTTTATTTGCCTTATTGCTAGAacttaaaaaattattaaaggtcttctcaagaaagaaagaaacaaaaaagaaaattgatagaGGTCATGtgttgaatatatatattgtctgAGTTTATACATGAAGCTGATTATATTCTAGCAAGTCTATACACACAAACACCCTCAACTAATATAAGATATAGTAATGACTAATGATTTTTTATCACTCAAGAATAACCGCAAAAGGAAAGGGCCTTCATCCTCTGGAGCTGCTAACAGTACTGGTACAGGAAATACAGTTGGTCCTTCATCTAATTCCCAACCGTCAACTCCATCCTTCAATGAAGTCGGTTCAATATGTAAAAGTAGTAGCAAAGTTGTCTGCTGTCACTTCTCTTCAGATGGGAAATTATTAGCCAGTGCAGGACATGACAAGAAGGTATGTATAGTTTTGTTAtaatgaaattatttatttgtgaaattggttTAACTACTTCTAATCTAATAATTGTACTGAGCTGGCTAGAGGTTGATAGTATTTAGACAAACAGAAATAATAATCTAAATTATCTTTTCCCAAGGCAGCAATCAGATGACAAAAAATGGTTAACCAATATTCCATAAGACTCTGTATACTATTGACTTCAGTTGACTGAAACAACTAGAAATTATACTAATCAAAAACTTCTTTagtaataagaaaaagaatgatTTAGATTCTTatcttctattttttcttttttgttcgaTGTTAGTAGGTTGTTATTTGGAATATGGAAACACTACAGACTGAAAGCACACCCGAGGATCACAACCTGATAATTACTGATGTTCGATTCAGACCATATTCAACTCAGTTGGCAACTTCTTCATTTGACACAACTGTGTGACTTTGGGATGCTGCTGAAGTAAATTCTATGCTTCCATTGCTTTCTAATGTCGTCAATTTTACCATGAATAATTTTTTGTTGCTCTACATGGTTCGTCATTTCTTTTCACAATTGAAACCCTGGATTGTGACTGAAATATATTGTCCATGCACCTTGGatgaaaattattttctttgatttctgaAGTGTTTGAGTTCATTATTGCAGCCAAATTGTTTACAGACATATAAAGGACATACCTCGCATGTCATGTCACTTGATTTCCGCCCTAAGAAGACTGACCTTTTCTGCTCATGTGACCCGAACAATGAGATTCGCTTTTGGAATATTAATCAGTATTCGTGCATTCATGTTTCTAAGGTTAAATTCTTGGCTCTACTTTAATTCTTTGAAAGTTGCAAGTAATTCTCTTTTTGTTACTAAATCTCAGTCATTTAATGATGCAGGGAGGTTCTTCACAGGTGAGGTTCCAGCCAAGAATTGGACAATTTATGGCTGTGGCATCTGGGAATGTTGTGTTAATATTCGATTCTGAGAGTGATGGGCAGACACATTCACTGCAGGTATGATTAGCTGCTCTTTATTTCACTAAATTCTTAACGGTTTCATTGATCTGTTTACCTGCAAAAAGTGTGTTATACTGTCATAAGTTGTTactaatcagacaacacaaatattTTGAACTTTACAGGGCCACTCCACAGGGGTGCACTCTTTTTGTTGGGATACAAATGGAGATTATTTGGCTTCAGTCAGTCAAGATTCTGTCAGAGTGTGGTCATTATCCTCTGGGAAGTGCATTCACGAGCTCAGTTCTAGTGGAAACATGTTCCATTCTTGTGTTTTCCATCCAAGCTACTCCAAGAGGTCATCGGAGGCTACCAGGCCTGGGTGCAGTAAATATCTTTGGCCACTCTAGCAAATCATTACGGTGAGACATGGAAGCCATTCttgtttgtattttattttgtggttTATATTTTGTGTTTGGCATTTGTTTGAATAAGCATCATGTGCAGTATTGGAATGTTTGTAGAGAATATATGTATGAGACTTGAAATGTTTTAACACTAACTTTTTGATGTCCTGttatgatttttggttttcttgatAATGTCTTCAAATAATCGTTGATATATTTCTTTTACGAGATTGAAATTAATTTGTTTCTGATGTGTCTCGGCCATTGTGGGTTTTGAAAACAGGTGAAGGAGATGTATGTGCAACTGCATCTGCATCTGCATAGGCCTCCAGTTTTGGTCAGGTTACATGGTATGATGCTTGAAGATTTGCGGAATGGTATTGTGGATGAGGTGCTTTAATCTACAcattattttgtaaatgtcatgTTTGGATATCTTACATAATTGAATGCATAGGTTGCTAGATAATACTTCACAGTGCAaaatttaattcttcttttcttgaaCTTCAGGTACTGTGAGCACGTTGCCATTTGCTTTGAAAGAGTTTGTCCATATCAAAGAAGGGTTGCAATTGTGGAGAAGAAATTTTTCTATTTCTGGATGTATTGGGAAATTTTAGTTGGTGAAGTTGTTGTATGATGCATTTTTGAATATAGTATACGGCACATGAAATGTAAAGGTGCCAAATACTAGTATTTGCTAGTATTTGGCACATATTTTTTTAATCCAGCTTAATGATTTTGCCACTGATATCAGTGGAATTCCTAAGCCACTGATGTTTGGATCAGTTGCTTTGGCACTGATTGAGATGTAATTTTGCTTTGGTTAGAGGGATGACACTGTTAAATTATTAGTATGTAATGCCCCAATAGCACCTGCAATAGAGGGGACTGATTCCTCATTAGTGGCTGCACAGTGGGTAATCTCAGTAGCCATTCTTATCAGTGTGTATTGGGACAAAGGGGACTAATTCAGATCAGTATGgaatggggaaatttctagtagtgaggtGAGTTCTGCTTTGTTTTGGTGACGTGAATGAAATTTGATTTGCTTGCTAATTTTGTCTAGGTTTGAGATATCTTACATTCTTAGAATATCATCTGGCCACTGTTTAATTGCATCATGATATCATACGGAAATTAAACAAATTGAATGTGATTTATTTATCCAAATTATGTAAAATAAAATGGAAACTACCTATGCTGTTCCCTATACATTTGTGGAGGGATCGTCTATCTCTTTCAATCATCCAGAATTCCAGACCAACTTGTTGATGCTGTTTTTTCTTCATGCTTGCAGTCAATGGAGCTCTGGAACATGGCTGTGAACAAGTGTATGACGGTTGCTGCTCATGACTCTGTAATATCAGCTTTGGCACAGTCACCAGTTACAAGGATGGTCGCTTCAGCCAGTCATGATAAATCCGTTAAAGTCTGGAAATAAAGAGAAATATTTTATGCAGATCCCGTGTTAGATGTCTGCGATCATCTCAACTGCAGAGAAAGTCGGAATAAACTTAAAAACATAGAAGCTCATTATTATACTTTTTACATTTAATACTTGTTCGTCAGTATTCATGTAATAAGGTGATGGTTAAAATTAACTGTGTTCGAAAGCGATTTATACATGTAATTTCCATACTTTTTACATGACATCTCCATTGGTGAACTGGATAGAGGTTCCTACATAACAACGTGACGAATCCTAAAACTTTTGTTCAGGGTGATCAAGACTAAAATTGAACTGTCCTTCAATACAAATAACAATTTGGTACCTCCTCTTTCACTTTACCTGCCATCTTTTGCTTAATAAGATGAAACAAAGGTTGGTGTATGGATTTTGGAATGAGCCAAACCAACAATAATAAGGCGTGCATACATGCATAAACATGATGCCTACATTACCTACTTGTCAAATCTAtcacaataaaatcaataaaacttgcaaataaaagttgacaGAAATCTAAGAATTCTCGAGTGCTCGGTAGCTCTTCTTTTTCATAAAAAGAATCAtagcgtcttcttcttcttgaacagtgttcttcttcctctttacCCCGTTTCTGCCACTTCTACAGAACCAAAGGTCCTCCGGTCTTCCCAGGGCCGTATTTAGAGAGATCATCCTAATAATTTTTTccattgacaaaaaaaattgtcaacaaagcaaagttcaaactaaaacatagcaaattatataaacaaaataaaacaatgcCAATAAAGAACAATAGAACCTGATTTTTAACTACAAAATTTTAGACTTCAAGCTTTGACGGTTTGTTACAATTGTATCAATTATCTGAATTCTGATTACGAAATTAGAACAGAGgatgaaattcaaaattgagtGAAAGGAAGAGAAAGATTGCTTCTATACATCTGTGAGAGTCTGTCAATAGCTTAAATAGACATAAAAGGAAGAAATGTTACCGTTTATCTTTGAAAGAATTAGCGGGGAATCAAAAATTCATGTTTTAGCAGCCAACGTTTCATTTTTGCCAAAATTTGTGAAGTGAGAGCAAAACTTTTGGTTATCTTCTTTTCTAGTCCTAGAGTGATGGAGAAAGAGAAAAGCTTGGGGTGTTTAActtacaaatacaaaagaaaaaagaggaaattTTGAGGCCTCACGGAGTCATGGGTTTGATTTCAACGGCCTCGGCATTGTCTTCTACAGACTGtagttatgcatttttttaaaatatatacacacacacacactttgaGACGGAGGCCTTTCCCAAACTGAGGCCCAAGGCCACTGCCTTGGTTGCCTTGGTCAAGGGATGGCTCTGGGTCTTCCCACCCTTAAACTTCTTAACCAACTCAAAAATCGAGGTTGGACGATCATACAATCTTCTCTGGCACCGTCGACCACTACTACTGTAAGTCCCACGGCGACTGCAACTTTTGAGAGATAATAGTTTACTCGATCGGCTCCTTTGGGCTTTCAGGTGAGTTGTTGATTAATTACTTTTTATATTTGGTTTGATGCAGTTTGTCTGATTGTGGGTGGGTTGAGTTTTGGTAGATTGCAAAGTATCTGAGGTTAACTGAAGAGTTGAGATATCAGAAGAGACAGAGCCGGCCCTAGGGTAGGGCAACTGGTGCAGCTACACAAGGCCTCGGAGGCCTCCAATCTTATAATTAATTTAGTAGATATATAATAAAAGAGGTTCATTGAGGcgattatttttaaatttttattttttttaataggagTTTGGAACtcagcctaactgggaggctctGCCCTACGTCTGTACatattattaataaatgaaATAGAATACACCGGGGAGGACATTAGACCAAAGCCCCGTATAGAATCAACGACATCCTCGTAGAACACATCCCGAATAATAACGGGTGGCTTATCTAACCAAAAATCATCTACACATCTAACACTACCAAGGTGTGCCAAAAGACTGGCCGCACCATTTGCTTGTCGATAtataggggtgtgcaaaacacggtacAAACCGACTATACCGGTCAAAACCGTccggtaaatatggtttggttaatgttttttaactttaaacattgaaagccggttcaataccgaaccaaaccatttatgaatttGGCTGGTTTAAttggtttctcttttgcttAAACCGTGGAATCCGAACCGACCtatatgtttgaaatataataagaaaaagttctaaatttatatatatatatatatatatatatatatatattcatttgtccggttgttctaagtaagttctaaatattcaattataactttattctcaaatgatatggATATCAAATCCAATTTCCAAAGGCCTAGAAGTCTAATATATAACTGCTACGATTAATTTGATCCTCTCATATCAActatctcaatctctcattctctaacctttaatactaccatattaagctagtatttatagctaagccatcaaataagtcaatcactttgaatctattctagattttggttttggattttattATTGTATCTTAAAtttagattatgcttatttaatataatttttattatttagattgaatttttctagaatttttatcataaatagtatgttaatataatatagattaaaaccgcctaaccgaccgaaccaaaccatctttaattggattggattggattgggttaagcttattttttttaatgaccggTTGTCCAAAAGGCTTAAACCACTCACTTTAGTATAGAGACGGTTTAGATTCAAAACTgatccaacccaatccgtgtgcagccctaTAGATATATATGGCGGAAGTGAACCGCCATACCTTTTACAAACATCCACTATCCGACCCAACTAATTGGTGAGAAATCATCCTCCTCCTTTGACATGAGGATAACAAGCGTAGCACAATCACTCTCGAATTCCACTTCAGTGAAGCATTCATGAATAGCAAGCAATAATCCAGCCCGAAGAGCCTCGGCCTCCATATGTATTGCAGAGCTTGCGTAATGGATAGTCCTTGTCATGGCCACAACAAAACTTCTCAAATGATTACGAGT belongs to Rosa chinensis cultivar Old Blush chromosome 4, RchiOBHm-V2, whole genome shotgun sequence and includes:
- the LOC112197203 gene encoding disease resistance protein RUN1-like: MASLTNASSSTDQKHYRYEVFLSFRGEDTRFNFTDHLYTALCQRGIKTFRDDGLIRGEKISAALVKAIEESRVSIIVFSRTYAASRWCLDELVKILECRKSKRQEVIPVFYEVDPSVIGPKLNLSRRLLGTCPPE
- the LOC112197205 gene encoding disease resistance protein TAO1-like; the encoded protein is MSLEGCKSLRELPNFTRIPNLEELNLVGCESLVEVHQSVGSLDKLVTLDLGGCSNLVKLPTEISLKSLRVLYLSGCTSLKYLPFSIYGLQNLETLNVSGCTKLVTLPTKASISHDHDSGSLVLPKLRVLRINGCNLSTADFIVSLDCLETLTELDLSSNNFVSVPALCKFVNLPRIDLYCCKRLLEIPELPPNILEVNARDCKSLEGFFILPKSLNMLEMLLWNCHRFSYSLCYDMMENILLNNQNNSPFKLGLLGCEVPKWFHFSKEVAAYEYGLSSACAISFEIPSKLNWENIGVAFCSVGIISTFFMDHRADISIKGFFIDERFYWRCPRSPTPIGHMWLTYIPLANLSQTMDI